The genomic window tgacatcgtcattatcatccccagcatcagaactgccaaACAAGACAAGGGTGCACGCTCCTTTAGAGGGCCGGAGCTCGTCTTGCATATAGCGTATTGGGAAACCTGCGCTtcgtggagattgaggggcttgtGGGGCGTGTGCCGGCAGGaaatccacctcaaattcatcctgctcgacctcgcggccccgccgtgcctcctcatgtgaatcctcgggtatcacagaagaggcgggtgggagggcacgaGAGGCTGAATTgttcctcagaacgagggcgattcgtgagcgaagcgtcttgagactcatgtcatcacagtgaggacagtctgtctccatgagagctgattCTGCGTGGGTGCTGCCCagacagaaaatgcagctctTGTGCTTGTCTGACGGTGGGATGTGTCTCTCATATAATatacacttacggaacgacatcttgaaaaagacgcaaACACGTAAGtggctcttttagatatatatataaatatatataagtgtatatatatatatatatatatatatatatatatatatatatatatatatatatatatatatatataatttatatttatatcacataATTTATAATTGCTTTAAAAGGATACTCTACACCTGCCAACGCGCTGCggagaatcaggatgctgaggcgtgttcaccagcgaagcgtcaagtgGCGAGGCGAAGAGGTGTttgccggagcactgcaggggagcggagagtcttctcgctgCTCTGAAGATTCCGTCCGCTGACACATGAGTATCGTCGGCGAAGGGTAGAGGACTTCTAGActagagatgaatcgctgtcttgaaggaagaaattctgtgGAAATGGTGTCTGtgtacctgtttttatagcggtcagtttcgcgccaaaacagacgggactcaaacaccatagccaatattagaatattggcgttattgtagagaggtttcaaataGGTCGTGTATGAAAGCATTCCCCATATGCGTAAATACACAATGTCAAGTGGACTGAGTGGTAAGGGAACCTATTTGAATAGAATAAATACACTGCATGATACATACATGACATGACATTTGTCACTGCTTAGCAGGTAATTTATGAAGAGaacactttcactgtatgaaacaGTAAGTAAACATTTAATGATTGCATTAGTTGCATCTAATTCACTTAGTATTAGTAGTTAATTGCATTTCATGCCTGTTTTTTAGCAGCTGAATGTGCATTGACAGTAGCTGAATGTAGAACATGTATGCAACATACCACCCACACACTGGCAGGCCCATTGTGTTTCCATAGTGATGCAATCTGTTCCTGTCACATTTCAAAAACGAGAAATGCACTCTTTTATGTTAAAGCCATGTTCTAATAAACACTTGAAAACCAATAtggttaaataaatattaacggaaggttgttttgattaaaatgatttttttttagaaaaggtgGGGAAGGGGCATCAAAGTGATATTGCATAAATATAGGGACAAAAGTTATATGGCAAAATTTGACAActtaattttgagacagcaacatgctttgagtaacaaattaggataatacttattcaaaataaccactttagaaaagggttaaccattttatgttaatttcaatcatatttggcatttcataacatctcaagtattctataaacaaattaatctccattgtgatcggATCCaacttgtgtgtttttttatttatgtgattTTGTCACGGGGTGGGGGCAGAGGTACGACTCCAAACGCAGAGTCAAAAACAaaagtaatttattaaatttaaaaaacaaaaggcaAGGCCAACAAACTCCCACGAGGGGGACAAAGGGAACTCTGGGCTgggaacaggaccgaccggaccagGCAGGGAAGAACAGGACCAAAGCTGACAGGACCGACAGGATGCATGAAACACGACTGATAACAAGTCGGACtgacactggacagcaaacaAGAGCCTaatatagggagagaaatcaagcaggttaacagacagggcaggtgtgactaatgaaatgagcaaacaaggaggcggggtatggcGTCAGACAGAGAAACGCACGGCGATACAGAAACGATAACAAAGCCGCGTGTTCGCACAAGACAGCAAACACCCGAAtgacatgagcgcacatcgccaagacaatgaggcaatatactCTCAAGCCAGATCGACAAACAaaacgagagaatgcgtagcaacactaaaagcgatgccacgcattctcacacaaaACTGGAGTACACcgcgaggcaaacgccacacGATGCACGCATCAGGtgacaaaacaagacaggacacttgtgagagttcggccacacacacacccgataCCAAAGAGACcaaaacctcagcacaacatgaagaccgCTCACGACCCGGGCGAGCAGCGCAAAGCATGCTCAGCGGCCACGAGAGACAGTCACAAAGACAGACATCTTGTTGTGGCGTGATGTCATAGCAAtcatgttacattccgtttccatTCGTCCTACGAAGGCCCTcactcatttaaacgagacttgtttaaaggaggacgctcggtatactgcagccttcaaaggatgcgtcctagcatgtagccttccaaacaagacacatcattacaaactaactagtagttactaagcccttagtgtgaactttacatcctaacttacGTGTGAACttgcgcacagctggtgcaaccctacccaggagcCTAATATAAGGAGAGAAATCAAGTGGGTTAACAGACAGGACAAGTGTgactaatgaaacaataatgagcaaacaaggagggAGGGGTATGGCGTCAGACAGAGAAACACGCGGAGATACAGAaacaacacatttacatttatgcatttggcagacgcttttatccaaagcgacttacagtgcacttattacagggacaatccccctggagcaacctggagttaagtgccttgctcaatgacacaatggtgatggctgtggggattgaaccagcaaccttctgattacaagttatgtcctttagcccactatgccactcCACTCCACAATAACAAGCCCCATGTTCTCACAAGACAGCAAACACACGAGTGACATGAGCGCATATCGCCAAGACAGTGAGGCGATATACTctcatgccaatcgacaaacaagacgagagaatgcgtagcaacactaaacaaagcgatgccacgcattctcacacaaaacaaaacctgagcgtacatcgcgaggcaaacgccacgcgATGCACACAACAGGTGACAACGCGAGACAGGACACTTGTGTGATAGTTCGGCCACACACGCACCCaatcagcacaacatgaagacagctcgcgaccctgGCGCAGCACAAAGaaaagacagacatgggcggataatgccatggtcccatcagaccaaaacccagactgacaaagTGATGGGAACCGTGAcagattttataattatttatttgttgggTGTATGATAAAATAGTAATTGAGATTTAATTTTCCACTAGGGGAACAGGATCGAGGCATCAAAATGGTTGATTTAATACACAGTTTTTCAATGAACATGTgtcaggttttggaacagaagaaCTCAAATGCAGACCTTATAAACACAAAAGGGGCTTTATTAagaaaaactaaaaatacaaatgtccAGGCAAAATCAAAACAACCCATGTGAggtaaacaaaccaaaaaaaaacacacaaacaaaaagacCCAGGAACAAACCAGACAGCCAAAAAACCAACATTTATGCGTTTGTGTAtctactagtgaaagtgaatgttagcatgctaaataaatgctggttggaagcactacataGTGGAGATTAATGGGGTCACGACATACTCTTTTTATATAATtgcattatcttccctgaggtccacttaaatgttagtaaagttgttttgcaccaaacagttataatttagtcatatataatcatttcccaccctgtctctggccctctgtctgaaacgctcagttttaagatgtctggccctttaagactacaacgtaaacggccactgttgtgattggctaacatcatgcagcccttccaatacaggcatatttgaaatgcaatctgaagaaaatgaactgactcaacacaacacaacattaaaactacatttcagggttaacacataatttACACCAAACACATTTCGTACTGTTCATTCAAGCGCAGCATAAACTATCGAACAGTCAtaacatattaaatattcatgaatttaaTTGGTTACTTAAATTTTAATaatagttcctttgcaaagctagaatcatattgtgactgtttcacaagcaattTACACTGAAATCTTCTGAATACACAAACGTAATACAATCCACGGCGATGTTGGGTGCTTTAACTGGCtttaacaggccaaagcagagatgctggtcttcacatctcacagtTTCCTagtttgtttacacacacattgccagaaatgcatcaaaacaatcaaagatgtttgatgaaaacaagttttcagctaacgaccctgcatcagtgtggagtggcctgaaacaatttactaactacaggactcctgcccccaacactgtagggaaccaacaactggctgacgaattgaatgtgttctactgtagatttgaaagtcccaatttcacaccccacacccactctgaccttcacttcacacaaagaccaacacctcctgcaatccccctcctccccctccagctactcaacctgcacttaagatctgtgaagaagaggtgtgccgtatattcagaaaacaaaagacaaggaaagcacagggcccagacagtgtttcacccgcttgtctaaaatcctgtgctaacccgctggcccccatcttcacactgatcttcaatagatcactggagcagtgtgaagtcccatgctgcttcaaatgctcaatcatcattcctgtcccaaagaaccccaaaatcacaggacttaatgactacagactttcaacaccatcatcccagctattctccagactaaactacactactctctgttcccacgtctatctgtcagtggattaccagctttctgacggacaggcagcagctagtgagatgagaaattcacttccagcacatgtgcaaccagcacaggtgccccccagggatgtgtgctctcctcactactcttctccctgtatacaaacgactgcactgccaaggacccctctgtcaagctcctgaagtttgcagacgacactacagtcattggcctcatccgagatgatgatgagtctgcataagtgaagaagttgaacagctggccgtctggtgcagtcaaaacaacctggagctgaacacgctcaaaacggtgatGATgataggaggaacaccccaacattgactcccctcaccattctaaacagcactgtggcagcagtggagtcattcaggttcctgggcactaccatctcacaggacctgaagtgggagacctacattgactccactgtgaaaaaggcccagcagaggttgtacttccttcgccagttgaggaacagttctactcagcagtcattgagtctgtcctctgcacttcagtatctgtctggtttggtgcagctatgaaatcggatatcagaagactacaaaggacagttcagtctgctgagaggattattggttgccccctgccctcccttcaagaactgtacacttccagagtgaggaaaaaggctggaaaaaacactctggaccccactcaccatgcccactacatttttgaattgttgccttctggcctacgctacagagctctgagcacatgaaccgtcaggcacaggagcagttttttccatcagtctatccatctcatgaacagttaaaaatgcCCCATTgagggggccttggtagctcagtggtaaaagacactggctaccacccctggagtttgctagttcgctagttcaaatcccagggcatgctgaatgactccagccaggcttcctaagcaatcaaattggcccagttgctagggagggtagagtcacattgggtaacctcctcgtagtcgctataatgtggttcgttctcagtggggcatgtggtgagttgagtgtggatgccgcagtggatggtgtgaagcctccacacacactatgtctctgtggtaacacgctcaacaagccaggcaactgtgattcatcctccgccacccggattaaggcgaatcactacgcgaccacaaggacttaaaagcacattgggaattgggcattccaaattagggagaaaaggggaaaccctatattttatatatatatatatatatatatatatatatatatatatatatatagtcttattgtgtattctatatatactttattttctattcaatttttatttgtattcaatatttatttatttattaattattttttcttattatctctgtcttgttgctgtattgtattgttgtgcactggaagctcctgtcagcaaggcaaattccttgtatgtgttagcatacttggcaataaagctgattcggATTCTGATGATTTTTGATAttcctcattttttattttttttcacatcatcaTGAAAATACATGAACAAAATACATGCCCAAAGTTAAACCTTTAACCTTTTGAGGTTCCTTGGGGAAAGTTGCAGTGAAAGATTAAGAGGAGTTTATACAGCACAACTGGCTGTGTAGGTGGGTGAGTGGGTAGATCGGCGTAGGTCATTAACAACCCGCAGAAAGCTGGACCCCAACAAGTTCAAGCAGGCACGTTGTCATGGTAATGAGATACGCAGGATGTTTGACTCTTTCCTATATCTTGAAACAATAAAGCATTTTAACCataaatgcaattttatttatCATCTAATAAAGACCAAAAATACGCACACTGTTACATATTTACACATATATATCATATCcacatatataacatataataacCTTTAGATTTCCTTATTGAACAGTCAGAAATCAAGTCATCAGTGTGAACGGGTGTTGTCGCTGCGTCCACTCAGTTTTAAACGCCTCCCCCAATTATACTTTATTTGATGATTCTTTGCACTAGTATGTCAGGTCGCTTTTTCTTCACACAGGAAGCTCCCCTTAACATTTACATCACACGAAAAAATCATTTTCAAGTCGTTTCTCGGTgattttaatttctttctttctttcgtttgtCAGTGCGTAATATCGCGGAATCTCCAGTTATAACGCTTCAGTCGCCCCTCAGCTGCGCGCACAGTTACCAGAACACAGGAGGAATTTACTACAAGAAGAACTGTTACGAGTGAGTCAATCTTATATTGATGTTTTAAAACATGCATATTGTCTATACAATATTATATAGGCAGGAATATGGGTTTATTCTTTCTCTAACAGGCAGCACTGATCCAACCAGTATCTATAAAGCTACAGATAGAAAACAACCTGCTCAACCTGTGTGATGTTCTAGTTCAGGTGAGATCAGGTGCTGCTCTTTTAGGGATTTGTTGACTATTGGGAGAGTGGACAAGATTATGGTCTGAGTTAGCTTTGTAGTTTTCACCTGGGGTGTTTGTAGATGTTAGAGTATTTACACTGCTTTGGGATCAGTGATGGGTTCATCAAGTAGGGATCAATGAAGGGGAGACTGGCCCTAGATCAGACTGCAAGGGCTGTGGTGTTGCCCAGTATGTGGTCACTGGTAAGGCGAGAGAAGGTTTGAAGGTCAGGCCAGATGACAAACCTTTTCATGTGTGTTTGGCACACGAGTAGAGCTTCACCTGCGACCAGATAATCTTTCAGTGCTGGAGTAAAGAGAACAGTCCCACATTCCTCCTATAAGAGACCTACCTCAGCGCTGTGTAAGCATGAGTGGTGAGTGACCCATGTAAAGGCTTTATTTAAACAGTCTAAAGTAAAGTGCATAGAGATGTGGAATAGCTCTGTGATAACAGGGAGTTTATTTATCCTAAAATGTGGAATGTTAAAAGAATTTTCAGTGTTCTGACTAATTAGTAACTTTTACTGCCCAGTTCATGATTTTCTGGATATTGTTCATGGAATCTTGGTAATGCATTTTATGCATTAAAGCATTTAGGCAATGTATGAATTAAAAAATGCAATAGCCTATTATCCAAAAcgaaatgtttatattttctaaagaagtgagtggtgcttgctagggtgttgtggttaGTTGACAGGGtgttgctatacggttgctagggtgttctgtgtggttggaAGCTAGGCAAAATTGATGTTTCTAAATGAtagtttagaaaaaaaataaaataacattagaCCTCTCCTTATGTGCTCCAGTCTGCTGTAAACCTGTTCTCTCAGCAGGTTCACCACACTCACAACTTTCTCCAGAACAGCCATGAGCTTACACACTTGTAATGCCATGCAGTTGTGCATCTGAAACAtctgtgttttttgtcttgaGGATTAGCACCTCATTATGATATTTACTTTGCATTTACAGTTTTAATAAATAAGAGGATGTCATAACTGCAGCTTTTTCTACTTGTGGAGTCAGAATGTAATTAAAGGTGTTGTGGCCCAATAATGATGTCCAAACAGAAGTGTACTAACATGCAATATATGTCCCCTACAGGAGCAGTACTGtattctcttaaagggatagttcacccaaaaataaaaattctctcatcatttacccaacctcatgccatcccagatatgtatgacattctttcttctgctgaacacaaatgaagatttttagaagaatatctcagctctgtaggtccatacgatgcaagtgaatggtgaccaaaaatgttgaagctccaaaaagcatataaagacagcataataGTAATCAATATGATTCCAGTAGTTaagtccatatcttctgaagcaatatgataggtgtgggtgagtaaccgatcaacatttaagtcctttttttattttttatttttactagtaatgttcactttcacattattcttttgtttttggcgattcacagtctttgtgcatatcaccatctactgggcagggaggagaatttatagtaaaaaaggaattatgtgttgatctgtttctcacttatacctatcatattgcttctgaagacatggtgtaaccactggagtcttatggattacttttacagtatgttgcctttatgtgctttttgagcttcaaagttctggtcaccattcacttgcactgtatggacctacagagctaagatattcatcTAATCATTTGTGTTTAtctgaagaaagcaagtcatacacatctgggatggcatgagggtgagtactgatgagagaattttcatttttggttgaattatccctttaagtacctGTTCAGCAACATCAAACCAGAAATGTGTtcctatatacaccgatcagccacaacattaaaaccaccttgaTTGACCTCCCTcattaacaaggtgtttccatttgCAGAaccgccactcactggatgttttttgtctttggcaccattcggagtaaattctaaagactgttgtgtgtgaaaatcccaagaaatcagcagttacagaaatactcaaaccagcccatcttttACTGTATGTTCAGCTAAATAAATGTTATCCACACAAATTGACACCATTTACACACattaatgttgttattttaatCTCTTGGAAGAATTGacttaaaaatccaaataaaaaaatctctatgTACCTCCCTAAGTATTCCCTAAGGTACACATACCCATGGCTGGAAATAACTGGTAtaatgcacattttggcaaatgtagtaagccatctgggtattccatgcatacagaaaatgtacataactttattatgcacaatatactgcagaaatagcatGGGTATGGTTGAATGCAATCACCCACACTTATAGTTTACAACTGGGGTGTGGTGGGATGTAGCAGTTAATAAGAATTGCTGGTAACTGAAATGTTGTGGGTTCAAACCCCACAATGGCCAGTGGTTCTGATAATATTTTCAATTTTCTGCCACAGTTTCCCATGAAACCCTGCTGGATCATGTATTAGAGCTGATTATGAATGAGAAGACTCCTAACAGCACCAGTCTTTTTTTGAGTGAAGACTCTGAGAAGCCACAGCGTGCCGAGGAGGGGCTCCAGCATCTCTGCAGAGCTATACAGAAGCGGATATCTGGAGGCAGGCAAAAGATGGGTGGCATCACGCGAGACAGCATCAAGACCTTCCTGCGAAGGAACATGTTTGTGATCTTCACTGTGGCTGCAGTGGTTGTAGGTAAAGCAGATCATCAGCCGGGAGCAATACACACAGTTCTAATTGGAAAGTTGTTTTTATGATTATGGCAGAGTGAGGGAAGTTTATAGATCTGACAAACCAACAAATTGGCAAACTAAACTTTCACATTTAACTTATTTGATTTATAATCTATatattataagcaaaaatgtgttatttgagctttaaagttgacTAAATCTTGAATATAACTTTTTGGATATAACTAGCACAGACAAGGTTAGGTAATTTTATCACAATAGTCTCTGTAACTGTGTTTGACTGCATTCTTCAGGGGTGCTGCTGGGTTTCACTCTCAGGCCTTATAACCTGTCCATTAGAGAGGTAAAGTATTTTTCCTTCCCTGGAGAGCTGCTCATGAGGATGCTTCAGATGCTCGTTCTACCTCTCATCATCTCCAGTCTTGTCACAGGTACACCAGCAAACATTATTCTATATAGCTCCTTcagaaggaataattcacccacaaattaaaattcagaCACCATTTATATAATTACAtgatttactcatgttgttccatgcacgtatgattgtctttcttccatggaacaaaaaagatgttttgaagaatgttcacattgCTTTTTTCAGTACAGTGAAAGCATGTGGTGACTAGGGGCTGTCAAGGCAAAAATGCACTGTAAAGGTGTAGAAAAGTATTGGAATTTAGCAAATTAGTTGTATGGACTcattttattgtgtgtttttttttcttcttttttttgtttgtttcttttttgtcctttttggtcaCTGGGacttgctttcattgtatggaaaagagcgactcaggcattcttcaaaatgtctctttatgtaaattatgacagaattttaatttctgggtgaactattgctttaactaATCGTAGACATTTGGTCTGTAGGTGCAAGACTTTGCCACTTGTCTTTGCAGGAATCTCATCCTTAGACAGCAAGGCATCTGGAAAGATGGGAATCCGGGCCATCATCTACTATATGGTGACCACGTTTATAGCTGTTTTCATCGGTATTGTTATTGTGATTATAATCAGGCCAGGTAAAGGGAGCAGGGACAGACCCATGGCCTCAAGTGGCAGCATTGAGCCAGTGCAGGCTGCTGATGCCTTTTTGGACCTGATAAGGTAAGGGAAAGTTTAGATTGGCTGGTGCAATCAGTGTTTATTTTTTAGATGTTACAGGGTCTGACTTTTCTCATTGTTTTTACAGAAATATGTTTCCACCTAATTTAGTTGAGGCCTGCTTTAAACAGGTTTGTAAATCCTGTTCTACTGCTAGATCTTTCCAAACAATGCACCACAATCTCTCATCAAGTAACAGAAATAACCAATCATCCATCTTTTGTTTCAGTATAAAACACTATATAAGAAGACTGTGTTGACTAAAAATGTCAGCATCATGGTCAATGCGTCAGACAGCATCAGCTCTAAAGAAATTGGCCAGGTGTCCAACTTCAGCACAATCTTGCAGACCATCCAGGAGACCATGGAAGAGGTTGTCCCCATTTCAGGTTCATCTAATGGGGTGAATGCCCTGGGACTGGTGGTCTTCTCCATGTGCTTTGGTTTAGTGATTGGGAACATGAAACAGCAGGGCCAGGCTCTGCGGGACTTTTTTGACTCTCTGAATGAGGCCATAATGCGCTTGGTAGCCATCATCATCTGGTTAGTGTCTGATTATGTTGTTCTGATAACTCTCCTGCTGAGATGTTGTTTAGTCACTGTCTTGACAACAGTGAGGCAGCCATTTATGCATTTATCCATACTGTTTATCTTAGATACACAAATTcatacttaaagggatacttcacccaaaaatgaaaattcactcatcatttactcaccctcatgccatctcatatgtgtatgactttcttctgctgaacacgaacaaatatttttagaagaatatttcagcactgaaggtcaatacaatgcaagtcaataggtaccaaaattttgaagcttcaattATCAcataaaaagcagcataaaagtaatccatatgactccagtagttaaatctgtatcttcagaagcgatatgatgggtgtgtgtgagaaacagatcagtacttaagtcctttttttactataaattctcctccctgcccaataagtggcgatatgcacaaagaatgcaaattggcaaaaaaaaagtggagatttatagtgagaaTGGACTTcagtatttatctttttctcacacacacctatcattatcacttctgaagatatggatttaactactgaagttgtatggattacttttattttgcttttatgtgcttttggagcttcaaacttttggtcaccattcatttgcattgtatgggcctacagagctgagatatttttctaaaaaccttagtttgtgttcagcagaagaaagaaagtcatacacatatgggaagg from Myxocyprinus asiaticus isolate MX2 ecotype Aquarium Trade chromosome 35, UBuf_Myxa_2, whole genome shotgun sequence includes these protein-coding regions:
- the slc1a6 gene encoding excitatory amino acid transporter 4, translating into MNEKTPNSTSLFLSEDSEKPQRAEEGLQHLCRAIQKRISGGRQKMGGITRDSIKTFLRRNMFVIFTVAAVVVGVLLGFTLRPYNLSIREVKYFSFPGELLMRMLQMLVLPLIISSLVTGISSLDSKASGKMGIRAIIYYMVTTFIAVFIGIVIVIIIRPGKGSRDRPMASSGSIEPVQAADAFLDLIRNMFPPNLVEACFKQYKTLYKKTVLTKNVSIMVNASDSISSKEIGQVSNFSTILQTIQETMEEVVPISGSSNGVNALGLVVFSMCFGLVIGNMKQQGQALRDFFDSLNEAIMRLVAIIIWYAPVGILFLIAGKIVEMKDLAQVGGQLGMYTVSVIVGLLIHGLFVLPLLFFVVTKKNPYTFIAGLLQALITALGTSSSSATLPITFRCLEENNHVDKRVTRFVLPVGATINMDGTALYEAVAAIFIAQVNEMDLNFGQILTISITATAASIGAAGIPQAGLVTMVIVLTSVGLPTEDITLIIAVDWFLDRLRTTTNVLGDSFGAGIVEHLSRQELQKQDVEIVNSVIEENEKPYQLICQDNDSLKHRNSETTM